The Cetobacterium somerae sequence TCTCCAACTCTTATATTATCATTTCTTAAATTATTATATTTTCTTAAATCTTCAACATCTATTTTATAAGCAAGTGCTATTTTAAAAAGAGAATCTCCTCTTTTAACTTTATAAAAAACACCATTAGACTTTACAATTTTTATTTGCTGTCCTGCCTTTAAATTATTTGAAATTCCTGGATTATTAGCTTTCAGAATTTCTAAAGATATTCCATTTTTATCTGCTATTCCACCTAAAGTATCTCCACTAGCGACTACATAACTTTCTAGCTTTGGGATTTCATATGCTTGCTTTAAGTCTAAATCTTCTAAAGGAACACCTTCTATCGATTCGTCTTCACCTATTTTATACTCTTTTTCTATCGTATAAAAATTGCCATCAACAAGTTCAAATCCACCACCATCTTCAACAGTAGTTGTCTCTGAATAATATTCTGTAAATTTTCTTAAATCTACTACTTCTGATTTATAAGGTTTAAAAACTAATATTAACATAGCTATAAATGCTGCTATTATTATAGCAAATATTTTAAATATCTCTTTCACTATTTCCCCCTTGCAAAGGACTTCTCATACATTTCAATAAGCTTATCATTGCTTTCAGTTGATGAAATAGTATCAATTAATTTTTTCGTTGCAGTAGCTTTATCTAGAGATGATAAATATCTTCTTATATTCCAAATAGAATCTAATTTCTTTTTCCCTATTAAAAGTTCTTCTTTTCTAGTTCCAGATTTTTGAATATCTATTGATGGGTATATTCTAAGTTCAGCTAAATTCCTATCTAAATGTATATCTAAATTTCCTGTTCCTTTAAACTCTTCATATATAACATCATCCATTTTACTTCCTGTATCAATTAAAGCTGTTGCTAAAATAGTTAGACTTCCACCATTTCTTATATTTCTTGCCGATCCAAAGAATTTTTTTGGATAATATAAAGCTGTTGGATCTATTCCACCAGAAATTAATTTTCCACTTGATGGTATTACTATATTATATGCTCTAGCTAGTCTTGTTAAAGAATCCATTAAGATAACTATATTTTCACCGTTTTCAATCTTTCTTTTTGCTCTTTCTAAAAGAGATTCAGTAACTTTTATATGATTTCTTGGGTCATCATCAAAAGTAGAAGCATAAACTTGTGCCCCTTTTACAGTTTCTTTTATATCTGTAACTTCCTCTGGTCTTTCATCTATTAAAAGAATCCAAACTTCTATATCCTTATTATTTTCTATTATAGAGTTTGCGATATTACTAATCAGTACTGTTTTACCAGCTTTTGGTGGTGCTACTATTAATCCTCTTTGTCCTAATCCTATCGGTGCAATTAAATCTATTATTCTACCAGAGATATTTTTTGCATCTGTTTCTAATTTTAACTGTTCTGTTGGATAAGCAGGTATTAATTCATCAAATGGTATTCTTGATTCAGCTTCTTGAATACTTCCATTATTTATTAAAAGAACTTTTCTAAGTCCGTAGTTATTTTCACCTTGAACAGCTTCTCTTACTTCACCTAATACAAAATCTTCTGTCCTTAATTTAAATTTTCTTATTTGTGAAGCTGATACATAGACATCTTTTTCTACATTTGTATTTCTCAAAAAACCATATCCATCAGCCATTACTTCAAGATTTCCCCAAGCCAAATGCATACCTTCTTTAGCATCTATTGCCTCATTTATTAATTCTACAATCTCTGCTTTTTTAGTTCTACTTGAATAATCAATATCCATTTGTCTAGCAATCTCTTGTAACTCTTTTAGCAAAAAATTTTCTAACTTCTCCATTGTACCTCCAAGGTTACTAGTCTACTATCTCTCCGTATAGCGACCATGTTTTACACTCATTTATTTTTACATTAACAAATGTTCCTTCTAACTCTTTATCTCCTGCAAACAAAACAACTTTATTAGTTGATGTTCTTCCTGTTAGAACTTCTTCATTTTTTCTGCTTGGCCCTTCAACTAAAACTCTTTCTATTTTTCCTTTATAACTATCACTTGCTTCTTTTGATTTTCTATTTTGTAAATCTATTAGTCTTTGAAGTCTTTCTTTCTTCACTTCTTGATCTAATTGACCATCCATTTTTGCTGCAGCCGTACCTTTTCTAGGTGAATACATAAACATAAATGAAGTTTCAAATCCAATTTTATCTACAACATCTAAAGTATCTAAGAAATCTTCCTCTGTTTCATGTGGAAATCCTACTATTATATCTGCTGTTAATGCTACACCTGGAATTCTTGATTTTATTTTTTCAGCTAACTCTATATACTGCTCTTTAGTATATTTTCTATTCATTAGCTTAAGTATTCTTGATGACCCTGATTGTAAAGGTAAATGTAAGCATCTTGCAACTTTTTCATTTCTAGCTATAACATCAATTACATCATCACCAAAATCTTTTGGATGTGGTGAAACAAATCTAACTAAAAACTCTCCATCTATTTTACAAATTTCCTCTAATAGTGTTGCAAAGTTTTCTCCAGTTTCTAAATCATTACCATATGAATTTACATTCTGTCCTAGCAACATAATCTCTTTATATCCTTTTTCTACAAATCCTTTAACTTCATCTAATATTTGAGGCATTGGAACAGATCTTTCTCTTCCTCTTACATATGGAACTATACAATAAGTACAGAAATTATTACATCCATATGTTATTGGAATTGATGCTGTTTTTTTAGAATCAAACTCTGCATCTAATCTTGGTGGTAAATCATCTTCATCACCTGTATAAATAACATGTTTAAAATCTCCTGATTCTATTTTCTCAATTGCTGTTGGTATTTTTCCAATATTTTGATTTCCCATTACAATATCTATTACTGGAAACTTTTTAGCTAACTCTTCACCTTGCTCTTGTGCAAAACAACCAGTTATCCCTATGATTGTTCCTCTCTCCTCTTTAACAGCCATTAACTCTCCAAGTTTTCCATAAATTTGAGTAGCTGCTCCCTCTCTTACCGTACAAGTATTTAAAAATACTGCATCTGCTTCTGATACATCTTCAATTACATTATATCCCATATTTTGTAAGATACTCTTTATTTTTGCACTTTCGTTGACATTCATTTGACAACCATATGTTATTATTACTGCATTTTTCAATTTTTTTCCTCCAAATTTTTAACAAATTACTACTTAAACATGTTAAAAATTATACCATAGTAGTACAACTTTTATCAATAATTCTTTAACTAAACATTATTTAAATATATCTTTAGCTTCTAAATACCATAATAATAAATCTATATTCTCCATAGGAATATCTATCTCTTTACAGTATTCTTTTAGTTTCTCCTCTATCTCTTTATATAACTTAGGAGTTACTGTTTTAGGAACTTCTTTTATCACGTCTAAAGCTGCCAAATTTTTTAAAATATGTCTATCCAAAATTGCTAATTCTTGACCAAAACCAATATTTCTTAAAAAATGACTAGCTTCCTTGTATGACATTCCTCTTATATTTTTTACAATCCACTCTCTCATTTCAAATGCTGAATTGAATGTTGAAAAAAAATCTTTTGTTATAAATTTCCCATTCTCATCTGTCATTTGCTTTCTAAGTATATAGAGATTTTTAGCTTTAGTTCTATTAAAACGAACAATATTTAAAAATGGAAGCATCTCCTCTTCACTTCCTGTAAATAAAAGATTATTATCCCTTAATTCACTTATTGCTTTCCATGCATTTCTAGCTTTAGATTGTGGAGTTAAAATACAAAAAGCCAATTCACAAAAGATATCTTTATTATCTCCATCTCTCCAAATTTTTCTATACTCATCTAATCTTTCTTCTATTCTACTTCTTATATTTTCATATATTTTTTGTACTTCATAAAAATAGGCATTCTTCATAAAATATACCTCCTAAAATTATTCGTACTTTAATTTTACCACATTTTTACAACTCTTTACATCTGTTTTTAAAAAAATAGGATAAAGCTATTTTTAGCTTTATCCTATTTTTTATAAGTTCACAAAGTACCCATATTCTTTAAATAAACCTGATACTTCGTCTAAATTTTCTTTTTTTACCATTATGTGAAGATCTTCACCTTTTAAGATTAATGGTTTGAATCTTTTATCCTTTGTTATTGCTGATAATAACTCTTTATCATTTTTTAGTTTTAAAACTTTATAATCAGGAACATGGGTAATTAACTCTGTTTTTTCAATAACATCTCCAAAAAATCTATTCCAATTCATTGGTAAATCATTAGTTATTTTCTCTTTAAACTCTTGTATCTTACCATGAACTTCATTTAAATTTTCCAAGCCTTTTGTTAAAGTCTCTTCAGATATTTTAAATTTATTTGGTGCTATTTTATTTCCCAATCTTTCTAAAGTCATCATTCTAAGTGGACTTTCTCCAATAACAGTAACAATTAATCTATCTTCATCTAAAACTATTTTTCCCTCATCTTCTAAAACCTTAAAATCATATGTTAATACTCTATTAAATATGTATCTACCTAGTTCCGTAAATTTAACATATTTTATTCCATCATATTTACTTAAATAGCCATTTTTCAAATACAATGAATTTGCTGAAGATGGCTTTTCATAACAAATTTCTAAAACTCCCAATGATGCTAAAATAAAAAATACTGATTTTATAAATGGTTCAACAACATATGCTAAATACTTATCATATCCTACAATTTTTGTTCTTTCATAGTTTGCTTCGTTAATATATAGTGTTGCAAACGCTGATTCTAAATCGATTATTTCTATAAATTCATCTCTATAAAGTATACTTTTTATTATATTATCTATAGATACAAAACCATCATCTGGAAATTCTGATAAAACTTTACTTATTGTTGCTAATCCTCTTTTTATTTCATCATTAGATTTACCCACATTTTTTATACCCTTTAAATAATTTAAATATAAGCTTATATAAGTATTGTCTTCACTTTTTATTATACTTCCATCTAAAAATCCCTTTACTATAGCTTTTAAATTACTAGATCTTATAAACTCATCATTTAAATATTCTTCTTTAAAAAGAAATAAAAATAATCCCATTGTTTCTGTTTTTAAAAACTCTAAATCTTTTATTCCTTCATAATACTCGTGAATATTACAATATTTTTTCATGTTATTTTTTGATTCTTTTAGTAACTTTCCACTACTTGAAAGTTGCATTTTTCCATCTTTAAAAAATGAATAGTACTTTCTCAAATTTTCTTGAATTTTTTCTTCATTATTTTCTCTAAACTCACAATCACAATTTGCAACTTTATAAATATAGTATTCTTTTGGCTTATTCATAAATTGCCTCATAACTCTCACGATATCATTATTTAATGTTAAATATTCTCCTCTTTTAGTATCTCCATTTTTAGTAAAAAATAAAAATTCATCTTTTAGTTCTGATTTAATATTATAACCTTCTTCATCTTTTAAATAAATATCCCTATCTTTTATTTTAAATTTACCTTTCCAAGCTATACTTTCAAATATATCTTGAACTTCTTTTGGTAGCGAAGAAAAAATACCTTTAAATATCTCTTCTTTTGAATACATTTGTTCCATCAGTTCTAAAAATGTTTGTTTATTTGTAGATTCTGATATTAAAGAAATTTCAAATAATCCTAAGTTACTTCCAATATACCCTTCAGCTATCCAATCTAAGAAATATCTTTTAAAGATTTTAAAAAGAATCTCTTTTGAATAGCTTTCATTTAAAGCTTTTCTAAATCTATCTCTACTTATTCCCATACCATCTCCTATTCTCCAAGAATAAACTCTATATCCTTTTCAGTTAAAGTTTTTAAAGTCGCTCCCTCATCAGAAATTAAATTATCTAATAGCTGACTTTTACTTTCTTGTAATTTTAATATTTTTTCTTCGATTGTATCTTTTAATATTAGTTTGTAAGAGAATACTGTTCTATCTTGTCCTAGTCTATAAGCTCTATCTACAGCTTGATTCTCTACAGTTTTATTCCACCAAGGATCATAAATAAATATAGTATCCGCTGCTGTTAAATTAAGTCCTACTCCACCAGTTTTTAATGTCATTACAAAAACTTTATATTTTTTATCTTTTTGGAATAAATTTACCAATCCTTGTCTGTCTTTAGTTGCTCCAGTCATTTCTAAATATTTTATTCCTCTTTTTCTTAAATCAGACGTTATACTTTCTATACTTTTTATATAATTTGTAAATATAAGCACCTTATGTCCATTCTCAACTGCATCTTGGACATTATTTATTAGTACCTCTCTTTTACTAGAAAGTATATTTGGATTTTTCATTTCTGGACAACTAGTTAATTGTCTTAGTTCATTTAAAGCTTGAAGTATATAAAACTGTGTTTTTCCTAATCCTTGAGTTTTTATTTGACTATTTATCATGCCATAATAATATGCTCTTCTTTCCTCATATAACCTTTTTTGCTCTGGATTCATTCCTATGAATAATGTTTTTTCAATTTTATCAGGAAGATCTTTTAAAACTTCTTTTTTGACTCTTCTTAATATAAATGGATATATTTTCTTTTTTAATTCCTCTATCGCTTCTTTATCATTCTCTTTTTGAATTGGATTAGCATAATGATAGTTAAACTCATCTAAAGTTCCAAACATCGACGGATTTAAAAATCTAAATAATGAATATAGTTCTCCTAAATTATTTTCAATAGGAGTACCACTTAAGGCTAATCTATATTTTGAATCTAGTAACATAACTGCTTTTGTTGTTTGTGCATTTACATTTTTTATATTTTGAGATTCATCTAAAACTATTAAATCAAACTTCATCTCTTTTAAATACTCAATATCATTTCTTACAGTACCATAAGTTGTTATAATTACTTCTACATTATTAAAAATTGTTTTATCTCTAAAATTTCCATAATATATTCCACATTTAAGATCAGGACTAAATTTTCTTATTTCACTTTCCCAGTTATATATTAAACTTTTTGGCATGATTATTAACGTTTTTCTTTTAGGTGTTAAATGTAAACTTGTTATTAATGTTATGGCTTGTAATGTCTTTCCAAGTCCCATGTCATCGGCTAAACATCCTCCTAAACTATTGTCCATTAAATATCTTAACCATTTATAACCATATTCTTGATATTCTCTAAGAGTAGCATTTATCATCGGCATCGGCGCACTATAATTTTCTATTTGATTAATCCCTCTATAGAAACTCTTTGTTTTTTTAATTTCGCTTGCTAATACTTTATCTTCAATTAAGTCATCTATAATTGGTAAATCAAAAAACGAAATTTTTACATTTGATTTACCATTATCTTTAAATACTCTCTCTAATTTTTCCATATATTTTCTATTGATAAGAGCATTTGTTCCATCGCTTAAAACAATATATGAATCTTTTTTAAAGCTATTTAAAACATCAACTATTGAAAATTTTTCACCTTCAATCTCTAAATGAACATCTCCTTCTAAAAAGTCTATTCCATGTTTGAAGTTACCTACAACTTTTGGCTTTACAGCTTTTACACTATATTTCTTTAAGTTATCTGTCCCAACAACTTTATACTTACCAGCTAATTGAAGAAGTTCTTGTGTTACAAACTCTCTTGCTAATTTTTCTTGTAAAATAATAAAATTACCATCTACATAAAAACTTGATTTTATCTTTAAATTCTTTTGATGTTTTACAATATTTTTAACAATCTCTTCTACAGTTTCATCTAAATAAGCTGCTTCAACTTCTGTTATCTCAACCCTTTTTAAATCATCTTTAATGACTAAAGCTCTATTCAAATTATGTGCTTTTAAAAACTCATAATCAATTGTTGATATAGATGCTCCTATTTTTAAGTATAAACTATTATCTTGAGATATTTTTTCTATTATTAATTCTTGAACTGGTTTTAAATTTCCTTCTTCTACAATCTCATAATCTAAACATTCAATCTCTATCCCACTACCAAAAGATGATGCTAAAGTCAAATATTTTTCTAACTCTGGTTTTGAAAACTTTGATTCCATCTCTTTTAAAATATGTATTGTATCCTTCGGAATATCTATCCAATAGATTGTATCTTCATTTAAAACATAGTTATCTGAAACTATCTTAAAATCTCTCTCTCCATTTAAAAGAAGCTTACCTTCGCACAATTCAAACTCATCTTCTACAAAACTAATTTTCAATACTATTTTATTTCCACTTAAAACCCATTTGATTGGGTTCATATCCCCTGTGACTACTTTTTTACTACTTTTTAGATAATCTAAAATCTCTATATTTTCATCTATATAGAGCTCATTTTTTTCATTATCCCACCCAGAGAAAAAGCTATCTTCTTTTATCTCTTGAATTAAATCAATAATTTTCAAATCATTTTCATCACTAATTTCATATTCTGCTATATTTTCTACTATATCCCCATTACTGTCTACTAAAGAAACATATGTTCCTACTTCGTCACAAGTTAAAGTAAAAAATAGTGACTCATTTACTTTTTTTAAATTAGATTCCATACCCTTTTCCCTCATATATAAATTTTTTCTGAAATATATTATATCAAATTTCCTAAGGGTTAGCAAGAAATTAAAAAAGGACTCTATTAATTAGAGTCCTTTTAGTCAATTATTACTTAGCTTCTGATTCTTTTATTAAAATATTCATCTCTTCGATTAATGCATCTGCATCTAATCCGTGAGCAGCAATTCCTTCTCCTAAAGTTTCTCCAGCTGCTACCATACATCCTACACACCCTAATCCATGCTTTTTAAATACCATTGAAATTACTGGATGCTTTTGAACTGCTTCTAAAATATTCATATCTTTAGTTACCATTTTTACTCCTCCTACTTTTTCTTTATATTACTTTTTTATTATATAAAACTTTACTTTTTTTGTCAACTATTTTCCTATTACATTTAATAAGTCATGAATTCTGACAACCCCAACAATCTTCTTATCTGATAAAACAGGTAATACAGATATTTGACTCTCTCTATTCTCCATAAGATCTAAAGCATCTAATGCCATTATATTTTCAGTAGCGTAAGTATAATCTCTAGTCATTATATCCTCAGCCTTTAAAGTAAAAAATTTATCCTTCATCTTTAAAGCTCTTCTAATATCCCCTTCTGTTATAATTCCTAAAAGTTCATCATTTTCAACAATACAAACTACTCCTAATCTTTTTTTAGTCATCGTCATTATTACTGTATCCATATCACTTGTTAGTTGAGCTATTGGTAAATCCTTATGCATCACATCTCTTACTTTCATAAGTAGTCTTCTTCCTAAGCTTCCTCCTGGATGATAAACAGCAAAATTTTCAGGCTTAAAGTTTCTTGCAGTTATTAATACTGTCGCTAGTGCATCTCCCATAACTAAAGTACTTGTTGTAGAAGACATCGGAGCTAAATTCAATGGACATCCCTCTTTTTCAACACCTATATCCAATATAGCATCAGCTTCTTTTCCAAGTCTTGAATTAGAATTACCAGTCATAGCTATTAATGTTGCACCAATTTTTTTTATTGATGGAATAATTGAAATCACTTCATCACTATTTCCACTATTAGATATCGCTATTACTATGTCATTTTTATTTATCATTCCCAAGTCTCCATGAAGACCCTCTGCTGAATTCATAAAAACAGCTAACGTTCCTGTTGATGCTAGCGTTGCTGCTATTTTTTTTCCTATAATCCCTGATTTTCCAATACCTGTTATTACAACTTTCCCTTTAGAGTTTAGTATTAAATTTACAACAATTTCTAACGAGTCTGATATCTTACCTTTTACTTTCTCTAACTCACAAATCTCTTTATCAAATAAATCTTGTGCTATTTTTTTTATGTCCATACTATCTTCCTTTTACTAAATCATCTATTTTTACAGCTACTTTCAATATCTCCTCTAAATCTGATAAGAATAACATATTTGGACCATCTGATTTAGCATTTGTTGGATCTGGATGAACTTCTGCAAATATTGCATCTATACCAATTGCTAGTCCTGCTCTCATTAAAGGAAATACAAACTCTCTATCTCCTGATGTTGCAGTTCCTAATCCACCCGGCTTTTGAACTGCATGAGTCACATCAAATACAACTGGATATCCAAACTTTCTCATCTCTCCAAATCCTCTCATGTCTACAACCATATTGTTATATCCAAAAGTTGATCCTCTCTCACAAAGCATTATATTTGGATTATTCATTTCCTCCATTTTTACAACTACATTTTTCATATCCCAAGGAGCTAAAAATTGTCCTTTTTTAATATTTACTGGTAATCCTGTTTCTGCTGCTGCTATCAGCAAATCTGTTTGTCTACATAAAAATGCTGGAATTTGAATTATGTCTACAACTTTAGCAACCTCTTTACATTGCCAAGCTTCGTGAACATCTGTCACTACTGGTATATTAAATCTTTCTTTTACTTTTTTTAGTATCTCTAATCCTTTTTCAATTCCTGGTCCTCTATATGAATGTATAGAAGATCTATTTGCTTTATCAAAAGATGCTTTAAATACATAGTTAATTCCTAATCTATCACAGATATCTTTCACTTTTTCAGCTACTTCCATAACCAACTCTTCTGACTCTATTACACATGGACCAGCTATTAAAGTAAATCTATTGTCTCCACCAATTTCAAATTTATTCGCTATTTTAACTTTTTTTACTTCTTGAACTATTTTCAATTATTTCACCTCTTCTAATTCTTTTATTGCTTCTATGGCAATCTCTCTATCGTCAAAGTGTATCTTTGTCGTTCCTAAAATTTGATAAGTCTCATGCCCTTTACCTGCTATCAGTATTATATCATCTTTTTCAGCTTTTAAAACTGCTTTTTTTATTGCTTCTTTCCTATCAATTTCTACTATATAATTTTTATTTTTAAATCCTTTTACTATATCATCTATTATTTTATTAGGGTCTTCTGTTCTTGGATTATCCGAAGTTACGATCACTAAATCACTATATCTCTCACTAACCTCTGCCATTACAGGTCTTTTTATTCTATCTCTATCTCCACCACAACCAAATACAGTTATTATTTTACCATTAGTTTTTAAATCAGTAACCCCTTGTAAAATATTTTCTAATGCATCTCCTGTATGAGCATAATCTACAACTACTTTAAATTCTTGTCCTGCTAAAACTGGTTCAAATCTACCAGGAGCTCCCTTTATTTCTCTTGCTCTTTCTTTTATTGTATCTAGATTTATATTTAATATTTTTCCAACTCCAATTGCTGCTAATAAATTATACATATTAAACTTTCCTAGCAATGATGGATTTATCTCTTTTATCAACTCAAGATCTAAATCAGCTTTTTCTTTTAAAGAGTATGTCATTCCTCCAAACTCCTTATATATTCTTCTACCATATTCGTCATCTATATTGATTACACCATTTTTTGAATCTTTTAATTTTTTAAAAAGTATTTTTTTAGCATTAAAATAGTCTTCCATATCTTTATGATAATCTAAATGCTCTGGTGTTAAGTTAGTAAAAATAGCTACATCAAACTCTAACATATCTACTCTTCCACTTGTTAATCCATGAGAGCTAACTTCCATCACTAAATATTCCAATCCTTTATCCACTGATTTTTTACACATTTTTATAATATCTAAAGACTCTGGAGTTGTATTAGGAGCTTCTATTATCTCATCTCCAATTTTATATTCTACAGTTCCTATTCTGGCAACCTTACTTTCTCCTAAAATTTGCTCTATTAAATAGGTTGTTGTTGTTTTTCCATTTGTTCCTGTTACACCAATTATTTTTAACTCTTTTTCTGGATTTTTATAGAAATTAGATGCAATTTTTCCTAATTTTCCTCTTAAATCTTCTACTAAAAAATATCCTATTCCATCTTTTAGTTCTGTTAATTTTTCTGATATAATTATTGCTGATGCTCCATTTTCAATAGCTTTATCGATAAATTTATGTCCATCTACTAAAGCTCCTTTTAATGCAATAAATATATCTCCTTGCTTTATCTTTCTCGAATCATACTCTAAGTTTCCACTATATATATCTTTTTCTGCAGATTTTAATATTTTATAATCTACTCCTTTAAATAATCTCTCCATATT is a genomic window containing:
- a CDS encoding UDP-N-acetylmuramoyl-L-alanyl-D-glutamate--2,6-diaminopimelate ligase translates to MERLFKGVDYKILKSAEKDIYSGNLEYDSRKIKQGDIFIALKGALVDGHKFIDKAIENGASAIIISEKLTELKDGIGYFLVEDLRGKLGKIASNFYKNPEKELKIIGVTGTNGKTTTTYLIEQILGESKVARIGTVEYKIGDEIIEAPNTTPESLDIIKMCKKSVDKGLEYLVMEVSSHGLTSGRVDMLEFDVAIFTNLTPEHLDYHKDMEDYFNAKKILFKKLKDSKNGVINIDDEYGRRIYKEFGGMTYSLKEKADLDLELIKEINPSLLGKFNMYNLLAAIGVGKILNINLDTIKERAREIKGAPGRFEPVLAGQEFKVVVDYAHTGDALENILQGVTDLKTNGKIITVFGCGGDRDRIKRPVMAEVSERYSDLVIVTSDNPRTEDPNKIIDDIVKGFKNKNYIVEIDRKEAIKKAVLKAEKDDIILIAGKGHETYQILGTTKIHFDDREIAIEAIKELEEVK